A single Ziziphus jujuba cultivar Dongzao chromosome 11, ASM3175591v1 DNA region contains:
- the LOC107418948 gene encoding glycine-rich cell wall structural protein-like — protein sequence MGKLFKYVAVFTVMFVLVIGVKCRKLEEDTFTHGGIGGGAGGGGGFGGGAGGGGGHGGGIGGGFGGGKGGGGGVGGGHGGGVGGGFGGGKGGGGGGGGAGGGFGGGKGGGGGVGGGVGGGGGAGGGAGGGFGGGKGGGGGVGGGVGGGAGGGAGGGAGGGFGGGKGGGGGVGGGVGGGAGGGAGGGFGGGKGGGGGVGGGAGGGFGGGKGGGGGAGGGVGGGAGGGAGGGFGGGKGGGVGGGGGAGGGFGGGAGGGGGFGGGAGGGAGGGF from the coding sequence atggggaagCTTTTTAAGTATGTTGCTGTTTTTACTGTTATGTTTGTTTTGGTGATTGGAGTGAAATGCCGGAAGCTTGAGGAAGACACATTCACTCACGGCGGCATTGGAGGTGGTGCCGGAGGTGGCGGTGGATTTGGTGGAGGTgctggaggaggaggaggacatGGTGGTGGTATCGGAGGTGGCTTTGGAGGTGGAAAAGGTGGTGGCGGTGGAGTTGGAGGAGGACATGGTGGTGGAGTCGGAGGTGGTTTTGGAGGTGGAAAaggtggtggtggaggtggaggaggAGCCGGAGGTGGCTTTGGAGGAGGAAAAGGTGGCGGCGGTGGAGTTGGTGGAGGTGTAGGAGGTGGAGGTGGTGCAGGAGGAGGAGCTGGTGGAGGCTTTGGTGGAGGAAAAGGAGGAGGCGGAGGAGTCGGAGGAGGTGTTGGTGGTGGTGCAGGTGGAGGCGCTGGTGGAGGAGCTGGAGGAGGCTTTGGAGGCGGCAAAGGAGGTGGTGGAGGAGTTGGAGGAGGTGTTGGAGGTGGTGCAGGTGGAGGAGCCGGTGGAGGCTTTGGAGGAGGCAAAGGAGGCGGTGGAGGAGTAGGTGGCGGTGCAGGTGGTGGCTTTGGGGGTGGCAAAGGTGGTGGTGGAGGTGCAGGTGGAGGCGTTGGTGGGGGTGCCGGAGGTGGTGCAGGCGGCGGTTTTGGAGGTGGCAAAGGTGGTGGCGTAGGAGGTGGGGGTGGTGCCGGAGGAGGCTTTGGAGGAGGcgctggtggtggtggaggtttCGGTGGTGGTGCCGGTGGAGGAGCTGGTGGcggattttaa
- the LOC107418947 gene encoding probable pectinesterase 67 → MAALLKSIHFGLAIIFAIAVCFSNFGHGLDAQTVIDSPLLTQKIGTNRTIKVDINGNGDFKSIQAAIDSVPVGNNRWVIIHIRKGIYREKVHIPANKPYIFMRGNGKGRTAIVWSQSSSDNVESATFKVESPHFIAFGISIKNEAPTGVAYTSQNQSVAAFVAADRVAFYHCGFYSTHNTLFDYKGRHYYHNCYIQGSIDFIFGRGRSVFHGCEIFVISDKRVTIHGSVTAQNRESANENSGFVFVKSKVYGIGGVYLGRAKGAYSRVIFAKTYLSKTIVPEGWTNWSYAGHTQNLYQAEYKCHGPGSDPKDRASWSKQLTDEEAAPFLSIDFIDGKEWLPAWL, encoded by the exons ATGGCTGCCTTGTTGAAATCAATTCATTTTGGGCTTGCAATCATTTTTGCCATAGCAGTTTGTTTCTCAAATTTTGGTCATGGATTGGACGCTCAAACTGTGATTGACTCCCCTTTGTTGACGCAAAAGATTGGCACCAACCGAACAATTAAGGTGGATATCAATGGCAATGGGGATTTCAAATCTATTCAGGCCGCCATAGATTCTGTTCCTGTTGGGAATAATAGATGGGTTATTATACATATAAGGAAAGGGATTTACAG AGAAAAGGTACATATACCAGCAAACAAACCTTATATATTCATGAGAGGCAATGGGAAAGGAAGGACAGCCATTGTTTGGTCTCAAAGCTCTTCTGATAATGTGGAGTCTGCTACATTCAAGGTTGAATCGCCCCATTTCATTGCCTTCGGGATCAGCATTAAG AATGAAGCTCCAACTGGGGTGGCTTATACATCACAAAATCAATCAGTGGCAGCATTTGTGGCAGCAGACAGAGTAGCATTTTATCACTGTGGATTCTATAGCACCCACAACACTCTCTTTGATTATAAAGGCAGGCATTACTACCACAATTGCTACATCCAAGGCTCCATAGATTTCATCTTTGGCCGTGGAAGATCTGTTTTCCAT GGGTGTGAGATATTTGTGATATCAGACAAGAGGGTGACAATTCATGGGTCAGTGACGGCTCAAAACAGAGAAAGTGCAAATGAGAATAGTGGGTTCGTGTTTGTGAAAAGTAAAGTGTACGGAATTGGTGGGGTGTATTTAGGAAGAGCAAAGGGTGCCTATTCCAGGGTCATTTTTGCAAAAACCTATCTTTCTAAGACCATTGTTCCTGAGGGCTGGACCAATTGGAGCTATGCAGGCCACACACA GAATTTGTACCAAGCGGAATATAAATGCCATGGGCCAGGATCGGATCCAAAAGACCGTGCTTCTTGGTCAAAACAGCTGACTGATGAAGAGGCTGCTCCTTTTCTGTCTATCGATTTCATAGATGGCAAGGAATGGCTTCCTGCTTGGCTATGA
- the LOC107418996 gene encoding uncharacterized protein LOC107418996, whose product MENPPADELLRKIQELEAGHAHLKQEMSKLMQSDSDDVKSEHLRPHPSYHHQRSHSISPQRSRFGSPRRRVGAGGGGGGGGFDGWGSCKKGSASFRHSSPLQRESRSREPLNAGGATGTGPSALNFTDRQYLNILQSMGQSVHIFDPDGRVIYWNRSAENLYGYSAEEALGQDAIELLVDPRDYDIANNIFQRVTMGESWTGQFPVKNKMGDRFLAVVTNTPFYDDDGTLIGIICVSNDSRPFQETKLEFSDSKHSESSFNRPRNTVTTKLGLDPQQPLQVAIASKISNLATKVSNKVRSRIRAGETNIDREGGSGDSHHSDHGYSDSVLSDHREDATSSGASTPRGDIPQSAFGIFSQVDEKSAGKPSRDSGDENEGKSAIHKIISSKAEAWIGKKSLSWPWKGNEREGSEVKSSRIIFPWLQNDQDNDSLHPKSNVMKPENSANESHRPANNEASGSWSSSFNVNSTSSVSSCGSTSSSAVNRVDMDTDCLDYEILWEDLTIGEQIGQGSCGTVYHGLWYGSDVAVKVFSKQEYSDEVILSFRQEVSLMKRLRHPNVLLFMGAVTSPQRLCIVTEFLPRGSLFRLLQRNSSKLDWRKRVHMALDIARGMNYLHHFNPPIIHRDLKSSNLLVDRNWTVKVGDFGLSRLKHETYLTTKTGKGTPQWMAPEVLRNEPSDEKSDIYSFGVILWELATEKIPWDNLNSMQVIGAVGFMNQRLEIPKDVDPQWASIIESCWHSDPASRPTFQELLDKLRELQRHYTLQFQAARSATGDNTQKEL is encoded by the exons ATGGAGAACCCACCGGCAGATGAGCTTCTTCGGAAGATCCAAGAGCTGGAAGCGGGTCACGCCCACCTGAAGCAAGAAATGTCGAAGCTGATGCAATCTGATTCGGACGATGTGAAATCGGAGCATCTTCGTCCTCATCCTTCATACCACCACCAGAGGTCCCACTCAATATCGCCTCAGCGATCCAGGTTTGGTTCGCCAAGGAGGAGGGTTGGAGCtggtggcggtggtggtggCGGAGGCTTTGATGGTTGGGGTTCATGCAAGAAAGGTTCGGCGTCGTTTCGGCATTCGTCTCCTTTGCAAAGGGAGAGTCGGAGTCGTGAACCTTTAAATGCCGGAGGAGCAACTGGAACAGGACCTTCGGCTCTCAACTTTACTGATAGGCAGTATCTGAATATCTTGCAGTCCATGGGGCAGTCTGTTCATATATTTGATCCTGATGGTCGTGTTATTTACTG GAACAGGTCAGCTGAAAATTTGTACGGTTACTCTGCAGAAGAAGCTCTAGGCCAAGATGCTATTGAGCTTTTGGTAGATCCCCGTGACTATGACATAGCCAATAATATATTTCAACGTGTCACAATGGGGGAGAGCTGGACTGGTCAGTTTCCTGTGAAGAATAAAATGGGGGACAGGTTTTTGGCTGTTGTAACCAATACTCCTTTCTACGATGATGATGGCACTTTGATTGGGattatttgtgtttcaaatGATTCACGCCCTTTTCAAGAGACCAAGCTTGAATTTTCTGATTCTAAGCACTCTGAAAGCAGCTTCAATCGTCCCAGAAACACTGTAACAACTAAACTTGGTCTTGATCCTCAGCAGCCACTTCAAGTTGCCATTGCGTCGAAGATATCAAATTTG GCAACCAAGGTGAGCAACAAAGTTAGGTCTAGGATTCGTGCCGGAGAGACCAACATTGATCGAGAAGGTGGAAGTGGAGATAGTCATCATTCTGATCATGGTTATTCAGATTCTGTTCTCTCTGACCACAGGGAAGATGCAACCTCAAGTGGAGCTAGCACACCTAGAGGTGATATACCCCAAAGTgcttttggtatattttcccaAGTTGATGAGAAATCCGCAGGAAAACCCTCCAGGGATTCTGGAGATGAGAATGAAGGAAAATCTGCAATTCACAAGATTATATCATCAAAGGCAGAAGCATGGATTGGTAAGAAATCCCTTTCTTGGCCGTGGAAAGGCAATGAGCGAGAAGGGTCTGAGGTTAAGAGTTCTCGTATTATTTTTCCTTGGTTACAAAATGATCAAGATAATGATTCTCTTCATCCGAAGAGTAATGTTATGAAGCCAGAAAACAGTGCGAATGAGAGCCATCGGCCTGCGAATAATGAGGCTTCTGGATCCTGGTCATCGTCTTTCAATGTTAACAGCACAAGCAGTGTCAGCAGTTGTGGAAGTACAAGCAGTAGTGCTGTGAATAGGGTAGACATGGATACTGACTGCCTAGATTATGAAATCTTATGGGAAGACTTGACAATTGGAGAGCAGATTGGTCAAG GTTCTTGTGGAACTGTGTATCACGGCCTGTGGTATGGATCA GATGTTGCTGTCAAGGTATTCTCAAAGCAAGAATATTCAGATGAAGTAATACTTTCCTTCAGACAAGAG gTATCTCTTATGAAAAGACTGCGGCATCCAAATGTTCTGCTCTTTATGGGAGCTGTTACTTCACCTCAGCGTCTTTGCATTGTAACAGAGTTCCTACCACG GGGAAGTTTGTTTCGCTTACTACAAAGGAACTCATCAAAACTAGATTGGAGAAAGCGTGTTCATATGGCTTTGGATATA GCACGGGGCATGAATTATCTTCATCATTTTAACCCACCTATCATTCATCGAGATTTGAAGTCTTCGAATCTTCTTGTTGATAGGAACTGGACTGTCAAG GTTGGTGATTTTGGTCTTTCACGTCTTAAGCATGAAACATATCTCACAACTAAGACTGGGAAGGGAACG CCTCAGTGGATGGCGCCAGAAGTTCTTCGCAATGAACCCTCAGATGAGAA GTCTGACATATACAGCTTTGGTGTTATATTGTGGGAGCTTGCTACTGAGAAGATTCCTTGGGATAATCTCAACTCAATGCAG GTGATTGGAGCAGTAGGGTTCATGAATCAAAGGCTGGAGATCCCAAAAGATGTAGACCCACAATGGGCTTCAATAATTGAGAGCTGCTGGCATAG TGATCCAGCTTCTCGGCCAACATTTCAAGAACTGCTGGATAAGCTCAGGGAGCTTCAAAGACACTATACTCTCCAGTTCCAAGCAGCACGTTCTGCCACCGGAGATAACACTCAAAAGGAGTTGTAG
- the LOC107418997 gene encoding uncharacterized protein LOC107418997, protein MEGGADEGVERVVDSKDMQQQSKAFDKLTDRVEDRQLDSTRVQEAMASIAASAEADWNAMRLREKELAAVKINAADVDIIANELELDKKVAERTLREHKGDAVAAIRYLLR, encoded by the exons ATGGAAGGAGGAGCAGATGAAGGAGTAGAGAGAGTGGTGGACTCGAAGGATATGCAGCAACAGAGCAAAGCCTTCGACAAGCTCACCGACCGCGTCGAAGATCGCCAACTTGACTCCACTCGTGTTCAAGAG GCGATGGCGTCGATTGCTGCATCTGCGGAAGCTGATTGGAATGCTATGAGATTGAG GGAAAAAGAATTAGCTGCCGTTAAGATCAATGCAGCTGACGTGGACATAATCGCGAATGAACTAGAG CTGGACAAGAAAGTTGCTGAGAGAACCTTACGAGAGCACAAAGGCGATGCTGTTGCTGCCATTCGATACCTTCTTCGCTAG
- the LOC107418995 gene encoding phytochrome B — translation MASSSKAAAHSQQQAQSSGTSNVRAHNTESVSKAIAQYTVDARLHAVFEQSGESGKSFDYSQSIRTTTQSVPEQQITAYLSKIQRGGHIQPFGCMLAVDEATFRVIGYSENARDMLGLTPQSVPSLEKPEFLKVGTDVRTLFTPSSAVLLEKAFGAREITLLNPVWIHSKNSGRPFYAILHRIDVGIVIDLEPARTEDPALSIAGAVQSQKLAVRAISQLQSLPGGDIKLLCDTVVESVRELTGYDRVMVYKFHEDEHGEVVAESKRADLEPYIGLHYPATDIPQASRFLFKQNRVRMIVDCHAMPVRVVQDEGLMQPLCLVGSTLRAPHGCHAQYMANMGSIASLAMAIVINGNDDESVGGRNPMRLWGLVVCHHTSARCIPFPLRYACEFLMQAFGLQLNMELQLASQLSEKHVLRTQTLLCDMLLRDSPTGIVTQSPSIMDLVKCDGAALYYQGKYYPLGVTPTETQIKDIVEWLLAFHGDSTGLSTDSLADAGYPGAALLGDAVCGMAVAYITKRDFLFWFRSHTGKEIKWGGAKHHPEDKDDGQRMHPRSSFKAFLEVVKSRSLPWENAEMDAIHSLQLILRDSFRDAEASNTKAVINAQIEDLELQGMDELSSVAREMVRLIETATAPIFAVDVDGRINGWNAKVAELTGLSVEKAMGKSLVHDLVYKESEETVDKLLSRALKGEEDKNVEIKMKRFGAEHHNDPIFVVVNACSSKDYTNNIVGVCFVGQDVTGQKVVMDKFIHIQGDYKAIVHNPSPLIPPIFASDDNTCCSEWNTAMEKLTGWTRADIIGKMLVGEVFGSCCRLKGPDALTKFMIVLHNAIGGQDEDKFPFSFFDRNGKYVQALLTANKRINMDGQIIGAFCFLQIASPELQQALKVQRQQEKKCFSRMKELAYICQEIKNPLSGIRFTNSLLEATDLTDDQKQFLETSSACEKQMLKIIRDVDLESIENGSLELDKAEFLLGSVINAVVSQVMILLRERNIQLIRDIPEEIKTMAVYGDQVRIQQVLADFLLNMVRYAPSPEGWVEIHVRPSLKRVPDGLTLLHTEFRMVCPGEGLPPDLVQDMFHSSRWMTQEGLGLSMCRKILKLMGGEIQYIRESERCYFLIILELPIPRSGSKSVVD, via the exons ATGGCTTCGAGTAGTAAAGCAGCAGCACATTCACAGCAACAAGCTCAGTCTTCGGGCACAAGCAATGTGAGAGCCCACAATACAGAGTCTGTGAGCAAAGCCATTGCACAGTACACCGTGGATGCTCGGCTACATGCAGTGTTCGAGCAGTCAGGCGAGTCAGGTAAGTCTTTTGACTACTCTCAATCCATTAGGACCACCACACAGTCAGTACCTGAGCAGCAAATTACGGCTTACTTGTCCAAAATACAAAGGGGTGGGCATATTCAGCCATTTGGGTGTATGTTGGCTGTGGACGAGGCCACTTTTAGAGTAATCGGGTATAGTGAAAATGCCAGGGATATGCTGGGTCTTACCCCACAATCGGTTCCAAGCCTTGAAAAGCCTGAGTTCCTCAAGGTTGGAACTGATGTCCGTACCCTTTTTACGCCCTCTAGTGCCGTTTTGCTCGAGAAGGCTTTTGGGGCCAGGGAAATTACGTTGTTGAACCCTGTTTGGATTCATTCCAAGAATTCTGGAAGGCCCTTTTATGCAATTTTGCATAGGATTGATGTGGGGATTGTGATTGATTTGGAGCCTGCAAGGACAGAAGACCCTGCTCTGTCCATTGCTGGGGCGGTGCAGTCGCAGAAGCTGGCGGTGAGGGCCATTTCGCAGTTGCAGTCGCTTCCCGGTGGGGATATTAAGCTCTTGTGTGATACTGTGGTGGAGAGTGTGAGAGAGCTTACTGGTTATGACAGGGTTATGGTGTATAAGTTCCATGAGGATGAGCATGGTGAGGTTGTTGCAGAGAGCAAAAGAGCAGACTTGGAGCCTTACATTGGGCTGCATTATCCTGCCACTGATATTCCTCAGGCGTCAAGGTTTTTGTTCAAGCAGAACCGGGTTAGGATGATAGTAGATTGCCATGCCATGCCAGTTCGCGTAGTTCAGGATGAAGGGCTAATGCAGCCTCTATGCTTAGTTGGTTCGACGCTTCGTGCTCCTCATGGTTGTCATGCCCAGTATATGGCTAATATGGGTTCTATTGCCTCCTTAGCGATGGCAATTGTCATTAATGGAAATGATGATGAATCAGTTGGTGGAAGGAACCCAATGAGACTATGGGGCCTAGTAGTTTGTCATCACACTTCAGCTAGGTGCATTCCATTCCCACTACGCTATGCATGTGAATTCCTCATGCAGGCTTTTGGACTTCAGTTAAATATGGAATTGCAGTTGGCATCGCAATTGTCAGAAAAACATGTATTAAGAACCCAAACTCTCTTGTGTGACATGCTTCTTCGTGACTCACCTACTGGTATTGTTACCCAAAGTCCAAGCATTATGGACCTTGTGAAGTGCGATGGAGCTGCACTCTATTACCAAGGGAAGTATTATCCACTTGGTGTGACCCCAACTGAAACCCAAATAAAGGATATTGTTGAGTGGTTGTTGGCTTTCCATGGAGATTCAACAGGTTTAAGCACAGACAGTTTGGCTGATGCTGGGTACCCTGGTGCAGCCTTGCTTGGTGATGCAGTCTGTGGAATGGCTGTTGCATATATTACTAAAAGAGATTTCCTATTTTGGTTTCGATCCCATACTGGAAAAGAGATAAAATGGGGTGGTGCAAAGCACCATCCGGAGGACAAGGATGATGGGCAGAGGATGCATCCAAGATCTTCATTCAAGGCATTCCTGGAGGTGGTGAAAAGCCGTAGTTTGCCATGGGAAAATGCTGAGATGGATGCAATACACTCTTTGCAGCTTATTCTGCGAGACTCATTTAGGGATGCTGAGGCAAGTAATACAAAAGCTGTAATAAATGCTCAGATTGAGGATCTGGAGTTGCAAGGGATGGACGAGCTAAGTTCGGTTGCACGAGAAATGGTTAGGTTGATAGAGACTGCAACTGCTCCCATATTTGCTGTAGATGTTGATGGCCGTATAAATGGTTGGAATGCAAAGGTTGCAGAATTGACAGGTCTCTCAGTTGAGAAAGCTATGGGAAAGTCCTTGGTACATGATCTTGTGTACAAGGAATCTGAAGAAACTGTTGACAAACTTCTTTCCCGCGCTTTAAAAG gagaagaagataaaaatgtAGAGATAAAGATGAAGAGATTTGGTGCAGAACATCATAATGACCCTATTTTTGTGGTGGTTAATGCTTGCTCTAGCAAGGATTACACAAATAATATAGTTGGAGTTTGCTTTGTGGGTCAGGATGTTACTGGTCAAAAAGTGGTAATGGACAAATTTATCCACATACAAGGCGATTACAAGGCTATCGTTCATAATCCTAGTCCTCTGATTCCTCCCATATTTGCTTCGGATGATAACACGTGTTGCTCAGAATGGAATACTGCAATGGAAAAGCTAACTGGGTGGACTCGAGCGGATATCATTGGGAAAATGCTGGTTGGAGAGGTTTTTGGCAGTTGCTGTCGCCTCAAGGGTCCAGATGCTTTGACTAAGTTCATGATTGTCTTGCACAATGCCATTGGAGGGCAGGATGAGGACAAATTCCCCTTCTCCTTCTTTGATAGGAATGGAAAATATGTACAAGCTCTCTTGACAGCAAATAAGAGGATAAATATGGATGGCCAGATCATTGGAGCATTCTGCTTCCTGCAGATTGCTAGTCCTGAATTGCAGCAGGCTCTTAAAGTCCAAAGGCAACAGGAGAAAAAATGTTTTTCAAGGATGAAAGAATTAGCTTATATTTGCCAGGAAATAAAAAATCCTTTAAGTGGTATACGCTTTACTAACTCACTTTTGGAGGCAACAGACTTAACTGATGATCAAAAGCAGTTCCTTGAGACTAGTTCTGCTTGTGAGAAGCAAATGCTGAAGATTATAAGGGATGTTGATTTGGAGAGCATTGAAAATGG ATCATTGGAGCTTGATAAGGCAGAATTCCTACTTGGAAGTGTCATCAATGCTGTGGTTAGTCAAGTAATGATACTGTTAAGGGAAAGGAATATACAGTTGATTCGGGATATTccagaagaaataaaaacaatggCAGTTTATGGTGATCAAGTGAGAATTCAACAGGTATTGGCTGATTTCTTGTTGAATATGGTGCGTTATGCTCCATCTCCTGAAGGTTGGGTGGAGATTCATGTTCGTCCAAGCTTGAAGAGAGTTCCTGATGGACTCACTCTGCTTCATACTGAATTCCG GATGGTATGTCCTGGTGAAGGCCTTCCTCCTGATTTGGTTCAAGACATGTTCCACAGCAGTCGTTGGATGACTCAAGAAGGCTTAGGGCTGAGCATGTGCAGGAAGATTCTAAAGCTTATGGGTGGTGAAATCCAATACATCAGAGAGTCAGAAAGATGTTACTTCTTAATCATTCTTGAACTTCCCATTCCTCGATCAGGCTCTAAGAGTGTTGTTGACTAG